The sequence below is a genomic window from Chthoniobacterales bacterium.
GCCTGAAATTCCGCGCCGTCTCCGAGCAGACGACCGCGCCGTAGTCTCCGCACTCCCGTGGCCAGCTACGATTCTTACTGGTTCGCCAACGGTCGCCGCGTCACCCGCGAGGTGCGCGTCGGTCGCGTGACCATCGGCGGAACGAACCCCGTTCGCGTGCAGTCGATGATCACCTGCGACACGATGGACACGGCCGCCTGCGTGCAGCAGACGCTCGACCTCGTCGCCACCGGCTGCGAAATCGTCCGCATCACCGCGCCCACCGTGAAGGACGCGCGCAATTTGGAACATATCAAGGCCGGCCTGCTCGCCGCCGGTTGCGACGTCCCAATCGTCGCCGACATCCATTTCAAGCCCGAGGCCGCGCTCGAGGCCGCGAACTGGGTCGAGAAAGTCCGCATCAATCCCGGCAACTACGCCGATTCGAAAAAATTCGCGACCCGCGAATACACCGACGCGGAATACGACGCCGAGCTCGGCCGCATCCGCGAGCGCTTTGCCCCGCTCGTCGAGAAATGCCAGGCCCGCGGCATCGCCCTGCGCATTGGCACGAACCACGGCAGCCTCTCGGACCGCATCATGAACCGCTACGGCGATTCGCCGCTCGGCATGGTCGAGAGCGCGCTGGAGTTCGCTCGCATCGCCCGCGACCTCGACTTCCACAACTTCGTCTTCTCGATGAAGTCGTCGAACCCGAAGGTGATGATCGCTGCGTATCGCCTGCTCGTCGCTCGACTCGACGAACTTGGCCCCGATTGGAATTACCCGATTCATCTCGGCGTCACCGAGGCCGGCGACGGCGAGGACGGCCGCATCAAGAGCGCGATCGGCATCGGCTCGCTCCTCCACGACGGCATCGGCGACACCATCCGCGTGTCATTGACGGAAGACAGCATCCACGAGATCCCCGTGGCAAAGGCGCTCGTCGCCAGCGTTCAACATTCCGCAATCCCCAATCCGCAATCCGCAATTTTTTGGGATCCCTTTTCCTACAACCGCCGCCCCTGCCCGGCCATGCGGGCCGGCGATGTCGCCGTGGGCGGCGAGGAGACCATGCGCGTCGTCGTGCGCCAGCGCACCTTCGATCTGCTCGCCCACAAGCTCGACCGGCTCGGCGATTTCCAGCCCGAGATCGTCCTCGAGCAGGCGGGCATCCTGGAGATCGATCCCCGCGACGAAGCCGCCCTCCAGGCTGCCCGCGAGCTGCCCGAGTCGCGGCTCGTCGCCATTCCCGATGGCTGCGACCTCGACGTCATCAGCGCCTACCGCCTGCTCGCCCGCGCACTCGATCTCAGGCACGCCATCCTGCTCAAGGACACGTTCACGCCCTCCACCAACGCCACGAAGGATTTCCTGCCAACGCTCCTCACCGCCGCCACGAATCTCGGCGCGCTCCTTTGCGATGGCATTGGCGACGCCGTGCTCGTCCAGGGCGAATCCGCCCCCGGCCAGTCCCTCCGGCTCGCCTACAACACGCTCCAGGCCGCCGGCGCCCGCATTTTCAAGACGGACTACGTCGCCTGCCCGAGTTGCGGTCGCACGCTCTTCAACCTTCAGGAAACCACCGCCCGCATCAAGGCCGTCACCTCGCACCTCAAGGGCGTGCGCCTCGCCATCATGGGCTGCATCGTGAACGGGCCCGGCGAAATGGCCGACGCCGACTTCGGCTACGTCGGCGGCGCACCCGGCAAGGTGAATCTCTACGTCGGCAAGCAGGCCGTGAAGTTCAACATTCCCGAGGCCGAAGCCGTGGATCGCCTCATCGACCTCATCCGCGAGCACGGCAAATGGGTCGACGCCCCCGCCCAGCTCCCGGCCTGATCACTCGGGCGGGGCGATCTCGGGGCGGATCGAAACAGCCCTGTCCGACGGAAAATCCTTCGGCACGGAGGAATCGACCTCGCGGCCGGCCAGCCATTCGAGCACACGCGGGATGATTGTCTGCACACCGGCGCAGCGCAGACTCGCCGGCTGCGTGTCGCCGGCCCAGACATGGCCGAAGGTCGAAACATAAGCCCTCCCCTTGCCGTAGTGCGTCACCCACTCGGAGGGCCAGGCGTATTGCGGATTCCCAGGATCGCTCACGCAGGAGAGCACCTCGAGATTTTCCGCCGGCCCGCGGCAATAGCGATACACTTCCAGCATCGGCGATTTCCACGCCCGCGGCAGCCCCTTGTGGATCGGGTGCTCCCCGAGCCGCACGATCACGCCGTCGATGCGCGCCGGATGTCCCGTATTCTCGCCTTCCCCGGCCGGGATGCGCACCACTTCTCCCTTTTCATCGATGCGAATCGAAGGCCCATAGTTCTTATCCCGCCAGAGGAGGCCGGTGATCTGCTCGTATTCCTTCCATCCGCGAAAGGAATTCTGGGCGCTGTGATAGATGTAGACGCCGCCTCCGTCCCGCACATAGCGGGCAAAATCCTCACGCACGGCCTCCGGCCACTCCAACCCATTGCCCAGGTTGTTGCACGTCTGGATCACGACGTCGTAATCGGAAAACTTCGGCCGCCACTGCGCCCAGGCCGGATCGTCGCGCGTCGACGGCGACGTGCTCACGTCCACATCGAAGCGACCATTCGCGGCAAGCACGCCGCGCAGCAACTTCGTGGTGAGCTTCCAGTCGTGATTGCTGAATCCGTCCACGATGAGCACCCGGATGCGATCCCCGCCCGTCGGAGAATCCGCGGCGTGCAAAAACGAGCCCAGGAGAAACAACGGAAAGAGAAGCCAGCGCATGGAGGGGAAAAGGGGAAGGCTCACCCCTATCCGCACGCATGGAGGTCGGCAAGCAGGCCGTGAAGTTCAAAAATGGCCGATGCCCGCGCCCCTGTCTCCAGAAACCCCGGCGCCGCGCGGAATATTGCATCGACGCCCCGCCCCGCGCGCGGCAAACCTTTCGACCATGCCTTCCATCTGGCGAAGTTTCCTCGGGTGCCTGTTTGCGGCCGTCGCCGCAGCTTCCGCCCAAACCACCTGGACCGCCAACCCCGTCGCGGACACCTTCGTGACGACGGGTCCCTCGAACGATCTCACGACGAAAAACTACGGCGCCCTCGGCGCCCTCGAAATCTCGGGCAGCGCCGCGAGTCGCGCCGGCTCCGGCTTCCGCGGCATCTTCGACACGGCCATCCGCTTCGATCTCGCGGCGGCGAAGGCCACCTTCGACGCCGCCTATGGCGCGGGCATGTGGCAGGTGCAAAGCATCTCGCTGCAACTCGCCACCACCACCGCCTCCGGCAACGCCATGTTCAACACAAACAGCACCGGGCAGTTCTCGATCATCTGGATGCAGAACGACAGCTGGGCCGAGGGAACCGGGGCCACGCCGGCCGACGGCCTCACCTACGCCACCCTGCCCGGCTTCCTCAGCGGGGCCGACCAGAACGTGGGGACCTTTACCTTCGACACCACCGTGGGCGGCGCCGACGGTGCACTGTCCGTTTACACGCTCTCGCCCGGCAGCGGGTTGACCAGTGACGTCCTATCCGGCGACCTCGCCAGCTTTGAACTCCTCGCCGCCACCTCCGGCGTGAGCTACCTCGTGAATTCCTCGACCTTCGGCACCGCCAGCCGCCGCCCGCTGCTCAGCATCACCGCCGTCGCCGTGCCGGAACCCGCGATGTGGAGCAGCCTCGCCATTGGCCTCCTTGCCCTCGGCGCTTATCAGCGATGGCATCGGCGACGCGGTTCTCTTGCTGGGTAAGGAAGCCTCGGGACCGTCGGAGGCGCGGGTCATCAATTGTGTTGTGGTTTCTTTGCGCTCCGGCAACTTTCAGCGACGTGAAACCAGGGTCCCGAATTTCCGCAACCCAACTTCCCGGAAGGCGGATGATCGCATTCACCGTTGCCCTCCTCACGATGATCCTCGCCCTGACAGTGCCTCCCGCGAGGGCCGAGCCCGAGCCAAAGGCGCCAAACTTCCAGCGCCTGGCAGGCCTATACATCGGCGTCTTCACCTATTCCGGTCCCAGGGGCCGCTTCGACGGCACGGCGGCACTCCTGATTTTGTCGCGCACGAGCGATCATCTCGTGGCCAGACTGACCCTCAATCCCGCCCCACAATATCAACAGGGGGGCTGGAACTGCAGCATCGAGATCCAGGACCTCTCGATCGACATCAACGACGCGATCCCCTTCGACAAGGGCAGGACCGGAGCGGATGGCAGCATCACATTTGTCGAAAAGGGAGATCTGATCTTCGTGTCCGATCCCCTGCCCTTCAAAAAGAAGGGCATCGAAGGCAATGCCCGGATCAACTGGGAAAAGGATGGTCCGGACTTCGGCATGTCGATGACCGTTCGCACGCACAGGGGAGACGATCCGCAGCCGACCATTCACCTCCTTTTCAGCGGCAGCAAAACCCAGAACTAAAGGCGCGTTGGCCCGCTCGTGGGCGAAGCACTGGATTCGGTTGAATCCGATGGCTCGTGCGATCACCTTCTTCGCCATGCGAACCGCCATCTTCCTGCTCGGCACGCTCTGGGTCTTCGCGAATTCCGCACTTTCGGCCCCGCTACCCTCCGACTGCTCGCAGCTCATCGTCGGCCTTGCCGATTCGTGGGACGCAAACGTCGGCCGCATCCAATGTTTCGAGCGCGACGGCAAGACGTGGCGCGCCGTCTCCGCTCCGCAGCGCGTCCTCTTCGGCACGAACGGCCTCGCGTGGGGAATCGGAGTTGCCGGCCAGAACGAGCCCGGCAAACACAAGGTCGAGAGCGACAAGCGCGCGCCCGCCGGCCTCTTCGCCCTCGGCAAGGTCTACACCTACGAGAGGGCGCTTCCCGCCGGCTCGGACTACCCGTTCTTCACGGTCACCCCCGCCGACTGCTGGATCGAGGACCCCACCTTGCCCGGCTACAACACCCACGTGCGCGTGGACCCCGCGAACCCGCCTCCGTGGTTCAAGAAGCAGCAGATGAAGCAGGACGACTTCGCCCATCACTGGAAGATTGAGATCCTCCACAACTCGAACCCGCCCCAGCCCGGCGCCGGCAGCGCGATCTTCTTCCACATCCAGCGCGGCCCAAACAAACACTCCAGCGGCTGCACCACGATGCCCCAGCCCGCGCTCCTCTCGATCATCCGTTGGCTCCGCGCCGACGAGCACCCGCACTACGTCCTCCTTCCCGTCGCCGAATACCGCGCCAAGTGGAAAGCCTGGGGCCTGCCCTCGCCCGCCCTGGTCAGTGCCGGAAGTTAGCTTCCGGAATCACGCAGAGATGCAGAAGCACAGAGAGATTAAACACAGGAATGATCACCACCCTCTCCTACCTTCCAGCTTTTCTTGGAGGCCCCAGAAACTCCTCCGTGTCTCCGCACCTCTGCGCGAGTCCCGAATCTCAATCCTCCGGGGGCGTCAGCCCGCGCGCCTCGAACCACATCCGCAGGAACTGGATGTCCCCTCGATCCTTCTCGCGATTTGCGCGCCGCTTCATCCGCCAGAGCAACTCCGGGCTCGCAAACGGAACCGCCACCCCATCGATCTCGTGCACGGTAACGCTGCGGGAGGCCTCCGCGAAATC
It includes:
- the ispG gene encoding (E)-4-hydroxy-3-methylbut-2-enyl-diphosphate synthase, producing MASYDSYWFANGRRVTREVRVGRVTIGGTNPVRVQSMITCDTMDTAACVQQTLDLVATGCEIVRITAPTVKDARNLEHIKAGLLAAGCDVPIVADIHFKPEAALEAANWVEKVRINPGNYADSKKFATREYTDAEYDAELGRIRERFAPLVEKCQARGIALRIGTNHGSLSDRIMNRYGDSPLGMVESALEFARIARDLDFHNFVFSMKSSNPKVMIAAYRLLVARLDELGPDWNYPIHLGVTEAGDGEDGRIKSAIGIGSLLHDGIGDTIRVSLTEDSIHEIPVAKALVASVQHSAIPNPQSAIFWDPFSYNRRPCPAMRAGDVAVGGEETMRVVVRQRTFDLLAHKLDRLGDFQPEIVLEQAGILEIDPRDEAALQAARELPESRLVAIPDGCDLDVISAYRLLARALDLRHAILLKDTFTPSTNATKDFLPTLLTAATNLGALLCDGIGDAVLVQGESAPGQSLRLAYNTLQAAGARIFKTDYVACPSCGRTLFNLQETTARIKAVTSHLKGVRLAIMGCIVNGPGEMADADFGYVGGAPGKVNLYVGKQAVKFNIPEAEAVDRLIDLIREHGKWVDAPAQLPA
- a CDS encoding ThuA domain-containing protein encodes the protein MRWLLFPLFLLGSFLHAADSPTGGDRIRVLIVDGFSNHDWKLTTKLLRGVLAANGRFDVDVSTSPSTRDDPAWAQWRPKFSDYDVVIQTCNNLGNGLEWPEAVREDFARYVRDGGGVYIYHSAQNSFRGWKEYEQITGLLWRDKNYGPSIRIDEKGEVVRIPAGEGENTGHPARIDGVIVRLGEHPIHKGLPRAWKSPMLEVYRYCRGPAENLEVLSCVSDPGNPQYAWPSEWVTHYGKGRAYVSTFGHVWAGDTQPASLRCAGVQTIIPRVLEWLAGREVDSSVPKDFPSDRAVSIRPEIAPPE